The following DNA comes from Caulobacter mirabilis.
GATGCAGTAGCGGTCCTCGGCGATCATCTTCGACAGGCCGCGCACCTGACCTTCGATGCGGTTCAGGCGTTTCTGGACGGAGGTCTTGTTTTCGCGGTGCATTCTTCAAATACCCCCTGGGGGTGTCTTCCTTATACCCTCTGAGGGTATATATGGCTTGTGAGCGTACATGTAGGGATGTCGTCGCTTTCGGGAGAAGCCCCCCAATGGCCGGCCATGGTCACGACCACCACGATCACCATCATCACGGCGCCCACGGGCATGACGGAAAGCCAGCCGGCGGAAGCTGCTGCGGCGGCCATGGCAAAGCCGCCGACGCCGGCGGCAAGGTCAAGGATCCGGTCTGCGGCATGACCGTCGACCCGGCGACCGCCCAGCACCATGTCGTGCATGAGGGGCGGGACCATTGGTTCTGCTCGGCGGGCTGCCGGACCAAGTTCCTCGCCGATCCCGACAAGCACCTGAACCCCGAGCCCGCGCCGGTTCTGCCGAAGGGAACGATCTACACCTGCCCGATGCATCCGGAGGTCCGCCAGGAGGGACCCGGATCCTGTCCGATCTGCGGCATGGCGCTGGAGCCGGAGATGCCGACGGCCGACGCCGGACCGAACCATGAGCTGGTCGACTTCACCCGGCGGCTGTGGATCGGCGGCCTGCTGACCTTGCCGATCTTCGTGATGGACATGGGTGCGCACCTGTTCGGGCTGCACCTGCCCTGGAGCGGCCAGACGACGGCCTGGATCCAGCTGGTCCTGGCGACGCCGGTGGTGCTGTGGGCGGGCTGGCCGTTCTTCCAGCGCGGCTGGGCCTCGCTGGTCCATCGCAGCCTCAACATGTTCACCCTGATCGCGCTGGGGACGGGGACGGCCTACGTCTACTCCCTGGTCGCGACCCTGTTCCCCGACATCCTGCCGCATACCTTCCGGGGGCACGGCGGGGCGCCGCCGATCTATTTCGAGGCCGCGGCGGTGATCACCGTCCTGGTCCTGCTCGGCCAGGTGCTGGAGCTGCGCGCCCGCGAGAAGACCAGCGGGGCCATCAAGGCCCTGCTGAACCTGGCCCCCAAGACCGCGCTGCGCATCGGCGCCGACGGCGTCGAGACCGAGGTCGGCATCGAGCAGATCCACCCCGGCGACCGCCTGCGGGTGCGGCCGGGCGAGAAGGTCCCGGTCGACGGCGAGGTGGTCGAGGGCCGCAGCCACATCGACGAGTCGATGGTCACCGGCGAGTCCATGCCGGTGCTCAAGGAGACCGGCTCGGCCTTGGTGGGCGGCTCGATCAACCAGACCGGCGGCTTCGTCATGCGGGCCGACAAGGTCGGGGCCGACACCCTGCTGTCGCGCATCGTCCAGATGGTCGCCCAGGCCCAGCGCAGCCGCGCCCCGATCCAGCGTCTGGCCGACAAGGTTTCCGGCTGGTTCGTGCCGATCGTGATCGCCGCGGCCGCGGCCGCCTTCGCCGTCTGGGCCACGGTCGGGCCCGAGCCGAAGCTCGCCAACGCCCTGGTCGCCGCGGTCAGCGTGCTGATCATCGCCTGTCCCTGTGCGCTCGGTCTCGCCACGCCGATGTCGATCATGGTCGGGGTCGGGCGAGGGGCTCAGGCCGGGGTCCTGATCCGCGACGCCGAGGCGCTGGAGCGGCTGGAGAAGGTCGACGTCCTGGTCGTCGACAAGACCGGCACCCTGACCGAGGGCCGACCGGCCCTGACCGGCGTGCGCGCCCACGGCCTCCCAGAGGACGAGCTGCTGCGCCTGGCCGCGAGCCTGGAGCGGGCCAGCGAACATCCGCTGGCGCACGCCGTGGTCGAAGCGGCCAAGGCCAAGGGCCTGGCGCTGGCCGAGGTCTCCGACTTCGACTCCCCGATCGGCAAGGGCGTCATCGGCTTCGTCGACGGCCGCAGCGTCGCGATCGGCGCGGCGCGCTATCTGGACGAGCTGGGCGTTTCAACCGCGGCCCTGTCCGGCGAGACCGACGCCCTGCGCCGCGAGGGCGCGACGGTGGTCTATGTCGCCGTGGACGGAAAGGCGCAGGGCCTGTTGGCGATCACCGACCCCGTGAAGGCGACGACGCCGGCGGCCGTGAAGGCCCTGAAGGCCGAGGGCGTTCGCATCGTGATGATGACCGGCGATAACCGCGTCACCGCCGAGGCGGTCGCCCGCAGCCTGGGCATCGACGAGGTCGAGGCCGACGTCCTGCCCGAACGCAAGGCCGAGGTCGTCCAGCGGCTGCAGCGCGAGGGCGCGGTCGTGGCCATGGCCGGCGACGGGGTCAACGACGCGCCGGCCCTGGCCGCCGCCGACGTCGGCATCGCCATGGGCGCGGGGACCGACGTGGCCATCGAGAGCGCCGGCGTCACCCTGCTGAAGGGCGACCTGACCGGCATCGCCAAGGCCCGCCATCTGTCGCGGGCGACGATGGGCAACATCCGGCAGAACCTGGGCTTCGCCTTCCTCTACAACGCCGCCGGCGTGCCGGTCGCGGCCGGCGTGCTCTACCCCGCGCTGGGCCTGCTGCTGTCGCCCCAGCTGGCGGCCCTGGCCATGGCCCTGAGCTCGGTCAGCGTGATCGCCAACGCCCTGCGGCTGCGCCTGCTGAAGCTGTAACGAAAAAAGGGGACATGTACGCGCCGCGTACGTGTCCCCTTCGAGTTCGGAGGGGACACGCACCCAAGGTGCATGTCCCCGGCCTTCACCTACTTCTCGCGCGCCGGAGTCTTCATCGCGCGGTCGGCCGGGACGCCCTGGGTCGAGACCTTCTGGGCGCCGGCGACCTTGCCCGGCTTCATGAACTTGACCAGGACGCGCTGGCCGATCAGCAGGGGCGTGTTGTCGGCGGTCACGACCACCTCGACCACCCGCTCGTCCGAACGCTGCGACGGATCGTCGGAGGCCAGCTTGCGGGCGCCGAACACCGCCGCCCGGCGCAGGACCTTGCCGACATAGGTCTTGGACGGATCGCCTTCCGGCTGGATCTCGACCTGCTGGCCCGACTGGATGTTCGGGATGTCGCTCTCGACGATCTCGGCGCGGGCGATGCGCGGGGCGTCCGGCTCGAGGTCGAACATGGTCGAGACGTTCAGGGTCGAGGCGCCGGCGCCGGGGTTGGCGTAGCGGCGAGCGATGCGGCCGGCGGTCGGCGCGCGGATGAAGGTCTGCTCCAGGGCGTACTCCGCCGTGCGCAGGGCGGCCATATGGGTGGCGATGGCGGCGCGTTGAGCGGCGATCTGGGCCTCGCCGTCGCGGATCTGGTCGCGCTGCTGGTCGATCTTCTGGCGGGCGACGAAGTTGTTGTCGATCAGGGCTTCCAGGCGCTTGTACTCGCGCCGGGCGGCGTCGAGCTTGACCTGCATCACGGCGATCTGGGCCTGGGCCTGGGCGACGTCGGCGCGGGCGCGCTCGAGGCCGAGACGGGCTTCGTCGTCTTCCTGGCGGGCCAGGATCTGGCCGGCCACGACGCGCTCGCCTTCCTGGACCAGCACTTCCTTGACCACGCCGCCGCGGCGCGCGGCGACCTGGATGATGCCGCCCTCGACGTCGACCTTGCCGTTGGCGATGGCGGCGTAGGGGCTCACCACCTTCTTCTTGGCGGCCTCGGCGGCCTCGGCCTTCTTGGCTTCCTGGTTCTTGGTGAAGGCCGTCACGCCGACGCCGGCGATCACCACCAGCACCAGGCCGATCCACAGCCATTTGTTCTTCAGAAAAGCGGGCATTGCTTGCGGTCCTTAGGATCGGTCAGTGCGAAGCCAGAGTGGCTTCGGGATTGGGGACGCGGCGCTGATCGTCGATGATCTTGCCGTCTTCGATGTGGATCACCCGGTCGGCCCAGGCCTCCAGGCGCGGGTCGTGGGTCACGCAGATCACGGCGGCGCCGTGCTCGGTGGCCGCGCGCCGCAGCAGCTTGATCACCACCTGGCCGTTCTCGCCGTCGAGGGCCGAGGTCGGCTCGTCGGCGAACAGGATCTTCGGGTCCTTGGCCAGGGCGCGGGCGATGGCCACCCGCTGCTTCTCGCCGCCCGACAGCTCGGCCGGGCGCTGGTTCAGGCGGTGGCCGAGGCCGACCTCCTCCAGCGCCTGGGTGGCGCGGCGCTTGGCCTGCTCGGGCGTCAGCCCCTGGTACTTCAGCACCGTCTGCACCTGTTGCAGGGCGGTGAGGGCCGGGAACAGGTTGAAGCCCTGGAAGATGAAGCCGCAGTGGTCGAGGCGGAACTTGTCGATCCGGCCGGTGGAGAGCTTCCACAGGTCGTCGACGTCCAGCGCATCGACGCGGCCTTCTTCCGGACGCAGCAGGCCGGACAGGGCGGCGATCAGGGTCGACTTGCCCGAGCCCGACGGACCCATGACCATGGTCAGGTCGCCGTGGCGGGCATCGAAGTCGACGCCCTTGAGCACTTCCACCCAGGCCTTGCCCGACTTGAAACGCTTGACCAGCTGCTTCGCCTCGATGGCGTAGTCGCCGTGCTTTCCGTGGACCGTGGTGTGACTGTTCATCGAAGCAGATCCGCCGGCTGGCTTTTCTTGAGGATGCCGAGGGACAGCAGACCCGACCCGATGGCGATGAGGATGAGGCCGCCGCCGACGATGATCAGCAGGACCAGCGGCATGCCGATCACGACGGCGTTCATCGCGGCGAGAAGCTTGATCAAGAAGGTCAGGAAGATCGCCGCCGCGACCCCGACCACGCCGACCCAGAAGCTGAGCTCCACGACGATCCGGCGCAGGCTGCCCATGCTGACCCCCAGGGCGCGCAGGGAGGCGAACTCCTTGATGTTGGCCATGATGGCGCCGCGCAGGGTCTGCCAGGTGATGGCCACGCCGATGATGATGCCCAGCACCACGCAGCCGCCGATGATGATGACCAGGATGCCTTCCTCGAACATCGCGTTGGCGTTGGCGTCGGCGAGTTCCTGGCGCGTCCAGGCCTTCCAGTCGCCGTTGCCCATCTTGTTGAGATCGGCGGCGACCTGGGCGGCGCGGGCGGGGTTCTTGATCTTGACCATCAGCGGGCCGACGCGCGGGCCGGTGTCGGCCTGGCCGACCATGCGCAGGGTGTCGCGCGACATGACGATGGTCGGCTGCATCATGTTCGGATAGCCGCGCAGGACGCCGACGACGGTCACGGTCTGGCCGTTGTAGAGCGCCTTGTCGCCCAGCTTCACGCCCAGGGTCGGCAGAGAGGTCTCGTCGATCGCCACCGTGTAGGGCTGGCGCAGGGCGTCGACCAGTTCCTGGGAATAGTCCGTC
Coding sequences within:
- a CDS encoding ABC transporter ATP-binding protein; translation: MNSHTTVHGKHGDYAIEAKQLVKRFKSGKAWVEVLKGVDFDARHGDLTMVMGPSGSGKSTLIAALSGLLRPEEGRVDALDVDDLWKLSTGRIDKFRLDHCGFIFQGFNLFPALTALQQVQTVLKYQGLTPEQAKRRATQALEEVGLGHRLNQRPAELSGGEKQRVAIARALAKDPKILFADEPTSALDGENGQVVIKLLRRAATEHGAAVICVTHDPRLEAWADRVIHIEDGKIIDDQRRVPNPEATLASH
- a CDS encoding ABC transporter permease → MSLALATLIFEWRRYMAAVMALALSGVLVMSMTGVFMGIGQSFTAQTERSSADIMVMRPGATSLISGPSGLPRRFVPLVYNHPEVLEVQPFDGAGGTFQSVKNYDPTMSAADRAKQGAPKQKFVMTSIIDTTPGAVTIPTDYSQELVDALRQPYTVAIDETSLPTLGVKLGDKALYNGQTVTVVGVLRGYPNMMQPTIVMSRDTLRMVGQADTGPRVGPLMVKIKNPARAAQVAADLNKMGNGDWKAWTRQELADANANAMFEEGILVIIIGGCVVLGIIIGVAITWQTLRGAIMANIKEFASLRALGVSMGSLRRIVVELSFWVGVVGVAAAIFLTFLIKLLAAMNAVVIGMPLVLLIIVGGGLILIAIGSGLLSLGILKKSQPADLLR
- a CDS encoding heavy metal translocating P-type ATPase; translation: MAGHGHDHHDHHHHGAHGHDGKPAGGSCCGGHGKAADAGGKVKDPVCGMTVDPATAQHHVVHEGRDHWFCSAGCRTKFLADPDKHLNPEPAPVLPKGTIYTCPMHPEVRQEGPGSCPICGMALEPEMPTADAGPNHELVDFTRRLWIGGLLTLPIFVMDMGAHLFGLHLPWSGQTTAWIQLVLATPVVLWAGWPFFQRGWASLVHRSLNMFTLIALGTGTAYVYSLVATLFPDILPHTFRGHGGAPPIYFEAAAVITVLVLLGQVLELRAREKTSGAIKALLNLAPKTALRIGADGVETEVGIEQIHPGDRLRVRPGEKVPVDGEVVEGRSHIDESMVTGESMPVLKETGSALVGGSINQTGGFVMRADKVGADTLLSRIVQMVAQAQRSRAPIQRLADKVSGWFVPIVIAAAAAAFAVWATVGPEPKLANALVAAVSVLIIACPCALGLATPMSIMVGVGRGAQAGVLIRDAEALERLEKVDVLVVDKTGTLTEGRPALTGVRAHGLPEDELLRLAASLERASEHPLAHAVVEAAKAKGLALAEVSDFDSPIGKGVIGFVDGRSVAIGAARYLDELGVSTAALSGETDALRREGATVVYVAVDGKAQGLLAITDPVKATTPAAVKALKAEGVRIVMMTGDNRVTAEAVARSLGIDEVEADVLPERKAEVVQRLQREGAVVAMAGDGVNDAPALAAADVGIAMGAGTDVAIESAGVTLLKGDLTGIAKARHLSRATMGNIRQNLGFAFLYNAAGVPVAAGVLYPALGLLLSPQLAALAMALSSVSVIANALRLRLLKL
- a CDS encoding HlyD family secretion protein, whose translation is MPAFLKNKWLWIGLVLVVIAGVGVTAFTKNQEAKKAEAAEAAKKKVVSPYAAIANGKVDVEGGIIQVAARRGGVVKEVLVQEGERVVAGQILARQEDDEARLGLERARADVAQAQAQIAVMQVKLDAARREYKRLEALIDNNFVARQKIDQQRDQIRDGEAQIAAQRAAIATHMAALRTAEYALEQTFIRAPTAGRIARRYANPGAGASTLNVSTMFDLEPDAPRIARAEIVESDIPNIQSGQQVEIQPEGDPSKTYVGKVLRRAAVFGARKLASDDPSQRSDERVVEVVVTADNTPLLIGQRVLVKFMKPGKVAGAQKVSTQGVPADRAMKTPAREK